A genomic region of Saccopteryx bilineata isolate mSacBil1 chromosome 1, mSacBil1_pri_phased_curated, whole genome shotgun sequence contains the following coding sequences:
- the LOC136333132 gene encoding olfactory receptor 7E178-like, whose amino-acid sequence MTSSAALPVLRMEADHSMLAGQDRDRGFSLLGHYPAEIEQPDLQNQTGDPEFLLLGLSNDPELQPLLFGLFLSMYLLTMLGNLLIILAIISDSHLHTPMYFFLSNLSLTDISFSTTTIPKMLVNIQTYSKSITYAGCLTQVTFFSLFACLESILLAVMAYDRLVAICQPLHYLVIMNPHLSGLLVLLSFFISLLDSQLHYLMVSHLTFCADVEIPHFFCDPSQLFNLACSDTFIINILIYFIGVILGGVPLSGILFSYYKIISSILRVPSSHGKYKAFSTCGSHLSVVCLFYGTGLGEYLSSAVSSSPRKDVVSSVMYTVVTPMLNPFIYSLRNRDIKSALWRMIRRTA is encoded by the exons ATGACTTCCTCTGCCGCCCTGCCAGTCCTGAGGATGGAGGCTGACCATTCAATGCTTGCtggacaggacagggacagaggaTTCTCACTACTTGGTCATTATCCAGCAGAGATAGAACAGCCCG ACCTACAGAATCAAACAGGTGACCCAGAATTCCTCCTCCTGGGACTCTCAAATGATCCAGAACTACAGCCCCTTCTGTTTGGTCTGTTCCTGTCCATGTACCTGTTGACCATGCTTGGGAACCTGCTCATCATTCTGGCCATCATCTCTGACTCCCACCTCCACACccccatgtacttcttcctctcCAATTTGTCCTTGACCGACATCAGTTTCAGCACCACTACAATTCCCAAGATGCTGGTAAACATCCAGACGTACAGCAAATCCATCACCTATGCAGGCTGCCTAACTCAGgtgacatttttttctctgtttgcaTGTTTGGAAAGTATACTCCTGGCTGTGATGGCCTATGACCGGTTGGTGGCCATTTGTCAGCCCCTACACTACCTGGTCATCATGAATCCTCACCTCTCTGGCTTGCTGGTCCTGCTGTCATTTTTCATCAGCCTTTTGGATTCTCAGCTGCACTACTTGATGGTGTCACACCTTACCTTCTGTGCAGATGTGGAAATCCCTcatttcttctgtgatccttctCAACTCTTCAACCTTGCATGTTCTGACACCTTCATCATCAACATATTGATCTATTTTATTGGTGTCATTCTTGGTGGTGTTCCACTGTCAGGGATCCTTTTCTCTtactataaaataatttcctCCATCCTGAGAGTCCCATCGTCACATGGGAAGTATAAAGCTTTCTCCACCTGTGGCTCTCACCTGTCagttgtttgcttattttatgGAACAGGACTTGGAGAGTATCTCAGTTCTGCTGTCTCATCTTCCCCAAGGAAGGATGTGGTGTCCTCGGTGATGTACACTGTGGTCACACCCATGCTGAACCCCTTCATCTACAGCCTGAGGAACAGAGACATCAAGAGCGCCCTGTGGAGGATGATCAGAAGAACAGCCTAA
- the LOC136333148 gene encoding olfactory receptor 7C1-like, with the protein MEPGNQTSVSYFLLLGFCQDSEHQPILFGLFLSMYLFTMFGNLLIILAVSSDSHLHTPMYFFLSNLSVADICFTSTTVPKMLVNIQTQNKSITYAGCITQMCFFVIFGVMDTFLLTIMAYDRFVAICHPLHYPVIMNTRLCGLLVLVSWFISLTCSLVQSLLMLRLSFCTNRMISHFYCELAQALTLACSDTLINHILLYMVTGLLGIVPFSGILLSYIQIVSSILRIPSSGGKYKAFSTCGSHLSVVSLFYGTGLGVYLSSDAPSWKGMTASVMYTVVTPMLNPFIYSLRNRDIKRALCKVLGRTLYVQ; encoded by the coding sequence ATGGAACCAGGAAATCAAACAagtgtttcatattttttacttctgGGATTTTGCCAAGACTCAGAGCATCAACCCATCCTGTTTGGGCTGTTCCTGTCCATGTACCTGTTCACTATGTTTGGGAACCTGCTCATCATCCTGGCCGTCAGCTCAGACTCCCACCTCCACACccccatgtacttcttcctctcCAATCTGTCCGTGGCTGACATCTGTTTCACCTCCACCACCGTCCCAAAGATGCTGGTGAACATCCAGACTCAGAACAAATCCATCACCTATGCAGGCTGCATCACCCAGATgtgtttttttgtgatttttggaGTTATGGATACATTTCTCCTCACTATAATGGCCTATGACCGATTTGTGGCCATCTGTCACCCCTTACACTACCCAGTCATCATGAACACCCGACTCTGTGGCCTGCTGGTTCTTGTGTCCTGGTTCATCAGTTTAACATGCTCCCTGGTCCAGAGTCTGTTGATGTTGCGGCTGTCTTTCTGTACAAATCGGATGATTTCACACTTTTACTGTGAACTTGCTCAGGCTCTCACGCTTGCCTGCTCTGACACACTCATCAATCACATCCTGCTATATATGGTGACTGGCCTTCTTGGCATAGTTCCCTTCTCAGGGATTCTTTTATCCTATATTCAAATTGTCTCCTCCATCTTGAGAATCCCATCATCAGGTGGGAAATACAAAGCATTTTCTACCTGTGGGTCTCAcctgtctgttgtttctttattctATGGGACCGGCCTTGGTGTGTATCTCAGTTCTGATGCACCTTCCTGGAAGGGCATGACTGCCTCCGTGATGTACACTGTGGTCACCCCCATGCTGAACCCCTTCATCTATAGCCTGCGGAATAGGGACATCAAGAGGGCTTTATGCAAAGTTCTTGGGAGAACACTCTATGTTCAGTGA